A single genomic interval of Helicoverpa armigera isolate CAAS_96S chromosome 13, ASM3070526v1, whole genome shotgun sequence harbors:
- the LOC126054497 gene encoding histidine-rich glycoprotein-like: MRSLVALAVLACVVVVSTGREVEQEDLVAAASHHGHHHEEGGGKEHHAHHHHEHGEKGHKGHKGHHHHHKGEKGHHGKHHHEGHHHEHGGHHKKHWDEHDHHGKHHEHGHHHKGGKHHHKKHHDKGEEVEGYHKKYHKDEYHKDHHFYDDHHKEGKHHKHGHHHGHHEKHGGHHKKGGHHHSGHHEGHHGKHGHHDKHHYDEDHKGHKGHHGHEEHHHHHHDHGKKGGHEDHKHWGFHHGKH; the protein is encoded by the coding sequence atgagGTCGCTAGTCGCCCTTGCCGTGCTAGCATGTGTTGTAGTCGTTTCTACGGGTCGAGAAGTGGAGCAGGAAGACTTGGTGGCTGCAGCCAGCCATCACGGTCACCACCACGAAGAAGGCGGCGGCAAGGAGCACCACGCTCACCATCACCACGAACACGGTGAAAAAGGACACAAAGGTCATAAAGGACATCATCACCACCACAAGGGGGAAAAAGGACACCATGGCAAACACCACCATGAGGGACACCACCACGAACACGGCGGCCATCATAAGAAACACTGGGATGAACATGACCACCACGGCAAACACCATGAGCATGGACACCACCACAAGGGCGGCAAGCACCACCACAAGAAACATCACGATAAGGGAGAGGAAGTAGAGGGTTACCACAAGAAGTACCACAAGGACGAGTACCACAAGGACCATCACTTTTACGATGACCACCACAAGGAAGGCAAGCATCACAAACATGGCCACCACCACGGACACCACGAGAAACATGGTGGACATCACAAGAAGGGAGGTCATCATCATTCCGGCCACCATGAAGGCCACCACGGCAAACACGGCCATCACGACAAGCATCATTATGACGAGGACCACAAGGGACACAAGGGACACCACGGACACGAAgaacaccaccaccaccaccatgaTCACGGCAAGAAGGGAGGCCACGAGGACCACAAACATTGGGGATTCCACCACGGCAAGCACTGA
- the LOC110371568 gene encoding histidine-rich glycoprotein → MRLLFVIELLACVVLVAHARNVANVKGEKDVAAETVAEIKAAPTGSDLSAAGSEPADQALAGTEHKKAKDSHHEQGGGHEHHAHHHEEHGDKGDKGYKSHHHHDKGEHGHHAKHHHEGHHDEHGGHKKKHHDEHDHHGEHHEAAHGHKGGKFGHKKGHKKGSKTTGFHHKSHKDEYHKEHKFYDDFHKGGHHHKHGDFHGHHDKKGGHHKKGGHHEKGHHEKHHGKKGHHDKGHYDEDHKGHKGHHGHEEHFAHHHDHGKKGGHAGGKEHGYSHAKKS, encoded by the coding sequence ATGAGGCTCCTTTTTGTAATAGAGCTTCTAGCATGCGTGGTGCTAGTCGCACACGCTCGGAATGTAGCCAATGTCAAGGGCGAAAAAGATGTCGCAGCTGAAACCGTAGCTGAGATAAAAGCAGCACCTACGGGCAGCGACTTGTCAGCGGCTGGCAGCGAACCCGCCGATCAAGCGCTGGCGGGTACCGAACACAAGAAAGCTAAGGACAGCCACCACGAGCAAGGTGGTGGCCATGAACACCACGCCCATCACCACGAGGAACATGGCGATAAAGGTGATAAGGGATACAAGTCACATCATCATCACGACAAAGGCGAACATGGGCACCATGCTAAACACCACCACGAAGGACATCACGACGAACACGGGGGGCACAAGAAAAAGCACCACGATGAACACGACCACCACGGAGAACATCACGAAGCCGCGCACGGCCACAAAGGAGGAAAATTCGGTCACAAAAAAGGCCACAAGAAGGGGTCTAAAACTACCGGTTTCCACCACAAATCTCACAAAGACGAATACCACAAGGAACACAAGTTCTACGACGACTTCCACAAGGGCGGTCACCATCACAAACATGGAGACTTCCACGGTCACCACGACAAGAAAGGAGGTCACCACAAGAAAGGCGGTCACCATGAGAAGGGTCATCATGAGAAACACCATGGTAAGAAAGGACATCACGACAAGGGACATTACGACGAAGACCACAAAGGACATAAGGGCCATCACGGCCACGAGGAACATTTCGCACACCACCATGACCACGGCAAGAAGGGAGGACACGCCGGCGGCAAGGAACATGGTTACAGTCATGCAAAGAAATCCTAA
- the LOC110371663 gene encoding eukaryotic translation initiation factor 3 subunit K yields the protein MAETMKQTVATILKSIERYNPANLQTLERYVEMQSRENTYDLEANLAVLKLYQFNPEKFNADITCQILLKALTNFPHTDFTLCKCLLLESVVENETISQIKYLADILEQCDFAQFWNRVHQMPELCNRISGFHDSIRKFVCHVVGITFQTIDKNNLANLLGGIDDVTLKHWVKKYGWRDDGNLIFIANQDENIKTKNITEKIEFDHLAPLMALL from the exons ATGGCGGAGACAATGAAGCAAACCGTTGCAACCATACTTAAAAGTATCGAAAG GTATAATCCAGCAAATCTTCAGACTTTGGAGAGGTATGTTGAAATGCAGTCACGAGAGAATACATACGACTTGGAAGCAAATCTGGCAGTATTAAAACTTTATCAATTTAACCCAGAGAAGTTTAATGCTGACATCACATGCCAGATTCTTTTGAAAGCTTTGACCAATTTCCCACATACTGACTTTACTTTGTGTAAATGCCTGCTTCTTGAGTCTGTG gTGGAAAATGAGACAATATCCCAAATCAAATATCTGGCTGATATTTTGGAGCAGTGTGATTTTGCACAGTTTTGGAATAGAGTTCACCAGATGCCAGAACTTTGCAACCGTATCAGTGGTTTCCATGACTCCATCAGGAAGTTTGTGTGCCATGTAGTTGGCATTACATTCCAGACCATTGATAAGAACAATCTGGCGAACCTACTTGGAGGCATTGATG atgTGACTTTGAAACACTGGGTGAAAAAATATGGATGGAGAGATGATGGAAACCTCATTTTCATTGCTAACCaagatgaaaatattaaaacaaagaacATTACTGAGAAGATTGAATTTGACCATCTTGCTCCACTGATGGCTTTGTTGTAA